A DNA window from Actinokineospora baliensis contains the following coding sequences:
- a CDS encoding WxL protein peptidoglycan domain-containing protein: MNRVLAAITAAVLLVLGVPATAAAQNVTWGVRPADSTLGQNRPNFAYSVAPGAELTDALLVSNHEQRALTFAVYAADAFTTSSGQLDLKPAGETSTDAGSWVRFDAPTITVQAGQTASVPFTVSVPATATPGDHSGGVVTSLRVESGSGVTVDRRLGARMHLRVAGTLTPKVEVQDLKVEYDGTPNPVGKGTTTVTYTVANTGNTRLAATHGVRVSGLFGWFATDAAVTPLPELLPGERVTRVLSVGSLPAGRVTADVTVTPSVPGGAQLPPVVGTAGALALPWAAAVCLLLVICLLLALRARGKSRAAGEQQRIKAAVAAALQEREA; encoded by the coding sequence ATGAACCGCGTCCTCGCCGCCATCACCGCGGCGGTGCTGCTCGTCCTGGGTGTCCCCGCCACCGCCGCGGCGCAGAACGTCACCTGGGGTGTGCGCCCCGCCGACTCGACCCTCGGGCAGAACCGGCCCAACTTCGCCTACTCCGTCGCGCCCGGCGCGGAGTTGACCGACGCGCTCCTGGTGAGCAACCACGAGCAGCGCGCGCTGACCTTCGCCGTGTACGCCGCCGACGCCTTCACGACCTCCTCGGGTCAGCTCGACCTCAAGCCCGCGGGCGAGACCTCGACCGATGCGGGTTCCTGGGTGCGCTTCGACGCCCCGACCATCACCGTCCAAGCTGGACAGACCGCGTCGGTTCCCTTCACCGTCAGCGTTCCCGCGACCGCGACCCCCGGCGACCACAGCGGCGGCGTGGTCACCTCGCTGCGCGTCGAGTCCGGGTCCGGCGTCACCGTCGACCGCCGCCTCGGCGCCCGCATGCACTTGCGCGTGGCCGGGACCCTCACGCCGAAGGTCGAGGTCCAAGACCTGAAGGTGGAGTACGACGGAACGCCCAACCCCGTCGGCAAGGGCACGACCACCGTCACCTACACCGTGGCCAATACCGGCAACACCCGCTTAGCCGCGACCCACGGGGTCCGGGTCTCAGGCCTGTTCGGGTGGTTCGCCACTGACGCCGCTGTCACGCCGCTACCGGAGTTGTTGCCAGGGGAACGGGTTACCCGGGTGCTCAGCGTCGGGTCGTTACCCGCGGGCCGCGTGACGGCCGATGTGACGGTGACACCTTCGGTGCCCGGTGGCGCGCAACTCCCGCCAGTGGTCGGAACCGCTGGTGCGCTGGCGCTTCCATGGGCCGCCGCCGTGTGCTTGTTGCTCGTCATCTGCCTGCTGCTGGCGTTGCGAGCTCGCGGGAAGTCCCGAGCTGCGGGGGAGCAGCAGCGCATCAAGGCCGCTGTCGCCGCGGCGTTGCAGGAGCGTGAGGCCTGA
- a CDS encoding FecCD family ABC transporter permease, with product MTAVAPARSRRHTRVVALFAVLVVALVVVSLVSAGAGQYGLPVSDVLRAVFGQPLADPFAEGALWAVRFPRVVMSLLVGAVLGVCGALMQGTFGNPLAEPGVVGVSSGAAVGACLSIVFGWTFLGAFTTPGAAFVAGLITTFAVYALSRSSGRTGTVSMILTGVAVNAVAGAIVALLMFIGDQAAREQIVFWQLGSVAGARWAYVWVAAPLVLVTAIAALSVARRLDLLALGDRQARHLGIDVERLRLVVICAVAVGVSAAVSYAGIISFVGLVVPHLIRMVVGPGHRVLVPASLLGGAVLLAAADLLARTVVAYADLPIGMVTALIGGPFFFWLLRRNRTKAGGWL from the coding sequence ATGACCGCGGTCGCCCCTGCGCGGTCCCGCAGGCACACGAGGGTGGTGGCCCTGTTCGCGGTCCTCGTGGTCGCGCTGGTCGTGGTGTCTCTGGTGTCCGCGGGCGCCGGGCAGTACGGGCTCCCGGTGTCGGACGTGCTGCGCGCGGTGTTCGGCCAACCGCTGGCGGATCCGTTCGCCGAGGGCGCGCTGTGGGCGGTGCGCTTCCCCCGGGTTGTGATGTCGCTGCTGGTCGGCGCGGTGCTCGGGGTGTGCGGCGCGTTGATGCAGGGCACCTTCGGCAACCCCCTCGCCGAACCGGGCGTGGTCGGGGTGTCCTCCGGTGCGGCGGTCGGCGCCTGTCTGTCCATTGTGTTCGGTTGGACGTTCCTGGGCGCGTTCACCACCCCCGGCGCCGCGTTCGTCGCCGGACTCATCACCACCTTCGCCGTCTATGCGTTGTCACGCTCAAGCGGCCGCACCGGCACGGTCTCGATGATCCTCACCGGCGTCGCGGTCAACGCCGTGGCCGGTGCGATCGTGGCGTTGCTGATGTTCATCGGCGACCAGGCCGCGCGTGAGCAGATCGTGTTCTGGCAGCTGGGATCCGTAGCAGGCGCCCGATGGGCCTACGTCTGGGTCGCGGCCCCACTTGTCCTGGTCACCGCGATCGCCGCCCTCTCCGTAGCCCGCCGTCTGGACCTGCTGGCCCTCGGCGACCGACAAGCGCGCCACCTGGGCATAGACGTCGAACGCCTACGCCTGGTAGTGATCTGCGCCGTAGCCGTTGGCGTCTCAGCCGCGGTGTCCTACGCGGGCATCATCTCCTTCGTCGGCCTGGTCGTCCCCCACCTGATCCGTATGGTCGTAGGACCAGGCCACCGAGTGCTGGTACCCGCCAGCCTCCTCGGGGGTGCGGTGCTGCTGGCCGCCGCTGATCTGCTGGCGCGGACGGTGGTCGCGTACGCGGACCTGCCGATCGGCATGGTGACGGCCCTGATCGGTGGGCCGTTCTTCTTCTGGCTGCTGCGCCGCAACCGGACCAAGGCGGGTGGTTGGCTGTGA
- a CDS encoding tyrosine-protein phosphatase, protein MAEGVGGVGTQGSVPERHIRFERLRNFRDLGGYPTADGGTVRWQAVYRADTLGKLRGADWSRFLELGIRSVVDLRYPWEVERDGAVPEVERFDYVNLSIEHRPYDQAATDPDIDPWRFLADRAAEVVEDGAGEIRLAIEHIADARGPVVVHCTSGKDRTGLVAAFLLTLLGVDRAQVLDDFALTELASAHLLADWQAAYPDKTMRWPFYGRAPATVMDHVLTDLADRYGSVHGYLADRVGISDATVARLRKRLIVQPKVT, encoded by the coding sequence ATGGCGGAAGGTGTTGGGGGAGTGGGGACTCAGGGGTCCGTGCCCGAGCGGCACATCCGGTTCGAGCGGCTCCGGAACTTCCGCGACCTGGGCGGCTACCCCACCGCGGACGGTGGAACCGTGCGCTGGCAGGCGGTCTACCGGGCCGACACGTTGGGGAAGTTGCGCGGTGCGGACTGGAGCCGGTTCCTCGAGCTGGGGATCCGCTCCGTCGTCGACCTGCGCTATCCCTGGGAGGTCGAGCGCGACGGGGCGGTGCCTGAGGTTGAGCGGTTCGACTACGTCAACCTCAGCATCGAGCACCGCCCCTACGACCAAGCCGCCACGGATCCGGACATCGACCCCTGGCGGTTCCTGGCCGATCGCGCCGCGGAGGTCGTTGAGGACGGGGCCGGGGAGATCCGGCTGGCCATCGAGCACATCGCGGACGCGCGGGGGCCGGTGGTGGTGCACTGCACGTCGGGCAAGGATCGGACTGGGCTTGTCGCCGCGTTCCTGTTGACGTTGCTCGGTGTTGACCGCGCTCAGGTCCTCGACGACTTCGCGCTCACCGAGCTCGCCTCCGCGCACCTGCTCGCCGACTGGCAGGCCGCGTACCCCGACAAGACCATGCGCTGGCCCTTCTACGGTCGGGCCCCCGCGACGGTCATGGACCACGTCCTCACCGACCTGGCCGACCGCTACGGGTCCGTGCACGGCTACTTGGCCGACCGGGTGGGCATCAGCGACGCGACGGTCGCTCGACTACGGAAACGGTTGATCGTGCAACCAAAAGTCACGTAG
- a CDS encoding HtaA domain-containing protein — MSIPVVAGLILLAVQGPTTTTPPTTTVTTTTTAPGCDLTPANARQGDLVWGFKKSFRQYVGVGLAGATGNSITATGGATITALDEVVRDGIPNPAGIATGAYRFTFDSADYTSPTQFTARYRGTVTFAYPTHFFTLLLSDPWVTTANGTTTLHADIELKATPGAPTQPTTLPDVALARVTPPTTTPVNGLLTWPAAPATLTSSEAFAGFYQAGADLDPLTLTLAADCATPPTTPPTANPVVPPAATTAENLIPTARFRPTPALAATGVATEHTLWAGVVLFLTGLALVLAAYRPRRFH; from the coding sequence GTGAGCATCCCCGTAGTCGCGGGACTGATCCTGCTGGCGGTTCAAGGCCCCACCACCACAACTCCACCGACCACAACGGTAACCACCACCACGACTGCTCCCGGTTGCGATCTGACACCGGCGAACGCACGACAGGGCGACCTGGTCTGGGGCTTCAAGAAGAGCTTCCGCCAGTACGTCGGCGTCGGCCTGGCCGGGGCCACCGGGAACTCCATCACCGCCACCGGCGGCGCCACGATCACCGCGCTCGACGAGGTAGTCCGCGACGGGATCCCGAACCCGGCGGGCATCGCCACCGGCGCCTACCGCTTCACCTTCGACTCAGCCGACTACACCAGCCCGACCCAGTTCACCGCCCGCTACCGCGGAACCGTGACTTTCGCCTACCCCACCCACTTCTTCACCCTCCTCCTGTCCGACCCCTGGGTGACAACAGCCAACGGCACCACCACCCTGCACGCCGACATCGAGCTCAAAGCGACCCCAGGCGCCCCCACCCAACCCACCACCCTCCCCGACGTCGCCCTAGCCCGCGTCACCCCACCCACCACAACCCCCGTCAACGGCCTCCTGACCTGGCCCGCAGCCCCAGCCACCCTCACCAGCTCCGAGGCATTCGCAGGCTTCTACCAAGCAGGCGCCGACCTGGACCCCCTAACCCTCACCCTCGCCGCCGACTGCGCCACACCCCCAACCACCCCACCCACCGCTAACCCGGTCGTCCCCCCAGCGGCCACCACGGCCGAGAACCTCATCCCCACAGCCCGCTTCCGCCCCACCCCAGCCCTGGCCGCAACCGGAGTGGCGACCGAACACACCCTGTGGGCAGGCGTAGTCCTCTTCCTGACAGGCCTAGCACTCGTACTGGCCGCCTACCGCCCCAGACGGTTCCACTAG
- a CDS encoding S8 family serine peptidase → MLSRKAGLAALAAGVVCAGVVIAIPAGAAPAVGTVVQAKEHYTGQYIVALRDASASGAAVEASAQSLTSKYGGTVASLYKVTARGYSVHGMTEDQAKRLAADPAVRTVYQDGKMRGSDVQTNPTWGLDRVDQKDTTLDRKYEYNATGEGVTVYSVDSGVRITHQDFEGRAKSGYDFLDKDNDASDCNGHGTHTSGTAVSKTYGVAKKAKLVALRVLGCDNNGPDSLLSDAVEWITANGTKPAVVNISIGQFETGIGDEQIQASIRAGFVYAVAAGNNNAASACNYSPARVPEAITVASIDQGDRRSSFSNIGSCVDIFAPGANITSLSYSSDTGTAGNSGTSMATPHVAGAAALYLQGHPNASPADVANALISMSTPNKVTDAGSGSPNKLLYTKEITATPGPGPDPTCAKQTNGDDVAVPDAGAAATSSIAVSGCTGNASSTASVEVAIAHPYRGDLAVELIAPDGTAYRLKEASAGDPAADVRATYTVNLSSEAKNGTWRLSVRDIYRFDSGTIDTWSLTV, encoded by the coding sequence ATGTTGAGTCGGAAAGCAGGCCTCGCCGCGCTCGCGGCTGGCGTCGTCTGCGCCGGGGTGGTCATCGCCATCCCGGCTGGTGCCGCACCCGCGGTCGGCACCGTCGTGCAGGCGAAGGAGCACTACACCGGTCAGTACATCGTCGCCCTGCGCGACGCGTCCGCCTCCGGCGCCGCGGTCGAGGCCAGTGCCCAGTCGCTGACCTCCAAGTACGGCGGCACGGTCGCCTCGCTCTACAAGGTCACCGCGCGCGGCTACTCGGTGCACGGCATGACCGAAGACCAGGCCAAGCGGTTGGCCGCCGACCCGGCCGTGCGCACCGTCTACCAGGACGGCAAGATGCGCGGCTCCGACGTGCAGACCAACCCGACGTGGGGTCTGGACCGGGTCGACCAGAAGGACACCACCCTCGACCGCAAGTACGAGTACAACGCCACCGGCGAGGGCGTGACGGTCTACAGCGTCGACAGCGGCGTGCGGATCACCCACCAGGACTTCGAGGGCCGCGCCAAGTCCGGCTACGACTTCCTGGACAAGGACAACGACGCCTCCGACTGCAACGGGCACGGCACGCACACCTCGGGCACCGCGGTCAGCAAGACCTACGGCGTGGCCAAGAAGGCGAAGCTGGTCGCGCTGCGGGTGCTGGGCTGCGACAACAACGGCCCGGACTCGCTGCTGTCGGACGCGGTCGAGTGGATCACCGCGAACGGCACCAAGCCCGCCGTCGTCAACATCAGCATCGGCCAGTTCGAGACCGGCATCGGTGACGAGCAGATCCAGGCGTCCATCCGCGCGGGCTTCGTCTACGCGGTGGCCGCTGGCAACAACAACGCCGCCAGCGCGTGCAACTACAGCCCGGCCCGCGTCCCGGAGGCGATCACCGTCGCCTCCATCGACCAGGGCGACCGCCGGTCCAGCTTCTCCAACATCGGCAGCTGCGTGGACATCTTCGCGCCGGGTGCCAACATCACCTCGCTGTCCTACAGCAGCGACACCGGCACCGCGGGCAACTCCGGTACCTCCATGGCCACCCCGCACGTCGCGGGCGCGGCCGCGCTGTACCTGCAGGGCCACCCGAACGCCAGCCCCGCTGACGTCGCCAACGCGCTGATCTCGATGTCCACCCCCAACAAGGTCACCGACGCGGGCAGCGGTTCGCCGAACAAGCTGCTCTACACCAAGGAGATCACCGCCACCCCCGGCCCCGGCCCGGACCCGACCTGCGCCAAGCAGACCAACGGCGACGACGTGGCCGTGCCGGACGCCGGTGCCGCCGCCACCAGCTCCATCGCCGTCAGCGGCTGCACCGGCAACGCCTCCAGCACCGCCTCGGTCGAGGTCGCCATCGCCCACCCCTACCGCGGTGACCTCGCCGTCGAGCTCATCGCCCCCGACGGCACCGCCTACCGCCTCAAGGAGGCCTCCGCGGGTGACCCCGCCGCCGACGTCCGCGCGACCTACACCGTCAACCTCTCCAGCGAGGCCAAGAACGGAACCTGGCGCCTGAGCGTCCGCGACATCTACCGCTTCGACAGCGGCACCATCGACACCTGGTCCCTCACCGTCTGA
- a CDS encoding heme ABC transporter ATP-binding protein yields the protein MITAEDVSVRLGGALLVDGVSLELRAGEVLVLVGPNGAGKSTLLAALAGDLPLAGGRALLDGAPVAQWRAVAAARRRAVLPQHNPVSFPFDVQAVVEMGRAPWRNTEAEDEDEIAVAAALRDTGVEHLVDRAYPTLSGGEQARVALARVLAQRTPALLLDEPTAALDVRHQEMVLSLAHRHARGGGGVLVVLHDLGLAAAHADRVAVLDSGKLVAIGPPAEVCTADLLSAVYRHPVEVFPHPRTGVPVVLPVRGREEEECLS from the coding sequence GTGATCACCGCTGAGGATGTCTCGGTGCGGCTTGGCGGGGCCTTGTTGGTCGACGGGGTCTCGTTGGAGTTGCGGGCCGGGGAGGTGTTGGTGCTCGTCGGGCCGAACGGGGCGGGGAAGTCGACCCTGTTGGCGGCGTTGGCCGGGGACTTGCCGCTGGCGGGTGGGCGGGCGTTGCTCGACGGTGCGCCGGTTGCGCAGTGGCGGGCGGTGGCGGCCGCGCGGCGGCGAGCTGTTCTGCCCCAGCACAATCCGGTGTCGTTCCCGTTCGATGTCCAGGCCGTGGTCGAGATGGGCCGGGCTCCTTGGCGCAACACCGAGGCTGAGGACGAGGATGAGATCGCGGTTGCCGCCGCCCTGCGTGACACCGGGGTCGAGCACCTGGTCGATCGCGCGTATCCCACGCTCTCAGGCGGCGAACAGGCCCGTGTCGCGCTGGCCCGTGTGCTGGCCCAACGCACGCCTGCTCTGCTACTCGACGAACCGACCGCCGCGTTGGACGTGCGGCACCAGGAAATGGTGCTGTCCCTGGCCCACCGGCACGCGCGCGGTGGTGGCGGAGTTCTCGTCGTCCTGCACGACCTCGGCCTCGCCGCCGCGCACGCCGATCGTGTCGCGGTGCTCGACAGCGGCAAGCTCGTCGCGATCGGCCCGCCCGCCGAAGTGTGCACCGCTGATCTGCTCAGTGCCGTCTACCGGCATCCCGTTGAGGTCTTCCCGCACCCGCGCACGGGCGTTCCCGTCGTGCTGCCCGTGCGTGGCCGAGAGGAGGAAGAGTGTCTTTCGTAG
- a CDS encoding biliverdin-producing heme oxygenase, whose product MTAVDEGFAARLRTGTRDEHERAERSAFVEALLGGALERAAYAGLLAQSYLFYAVLEDATEAWRGDPVIGGFVIDGLARREALERDLAYLVGARWREELHPLPATRSYVDRLNEVCFTDRGAFVAHHYTRYLGDLSGGQVIRRRMQETYGLTDDGVRFYVFDQVAKPKPFRDHYRSLLDGAPWQAGERDALVQEANVAFRLNRAVFDDLATVYC is encoded by the coding sequence ATGACTGCGGTGGACGAGGGTTTCGCGGCTCGGCTGCGGACCGGGACCCGGGACGAGCACGAGCGGGCCGAGCGATCCGCGTTCGTCGAGGCCCTGCTGGGCGGCGCGCTCGAACGCGCAGCATATGCCGGACTGCTGGCCCAGAGCTACCTCTTCTACGCCGTCCTCGAGGACGCGACCGAGGCCTGGCGCGGCGACCCGGTGATCGGCGGGTTCGTCATCGACGGCTTGGCCAGGCGCGAGGCGCTGGAGCGGGACCTGGCGTACCTGGTCGGGGCGCGCTGGCGCGAGGAACTCCACCCGCTGCCCGCCACGCGGTCCTATGTGGACCGGCTCAACGAGGTGTGCTTCACCGACCGCGGCGCTTTCGTCGCGCACCACTACACCCGCTACCTCGGCGACCTCTCGGGCGGGCAGGTCATCCGCCGCCGCATGCAGGAGACCTACGGGCTCACCGACGACGGCGTTCGGTTCTACGTGTTCGACCAGGTCGCCAAGCCCAAGCCGTTCCGGGACCACTACCGATCGCTGCTCGACGGCGCGCCTTGGCAGGCGGGGGAGCGCGACGCGTTGGTGCAGGAGGCCAATGTGGCCTTCCGGCTCAACCGCGCCGTCTTCGACGATCTGGCCACTGTGTACTGCTGA
- a CDS encoding heme/hemin ABC transporter substrate-binding protein produces MRAVLLVALLVLTGCSVPPGHGSSGPTKAGDRPPLSALTPVADPRTHSGPTTALVAQDDVVPVDKPTPRLPVTLKDFQDTQVTVTDVSRILALDVSGTLAATVFGLGLGDRVVGRDISTGFPAAQHLPLVTVNGHQLNAEAILRLRPTVVLTDTTLGPWDAVLQLRDAGVPVVVLDPKRAMETNTPIVHAVAKALGVPAAGELLGRRMEAEIADTIAQIKRLAPAEEARKPRVVFLYMRGQAGVYYLFGKGSGADSLIQALGAVDVATESGIEGMRPINPEALAKSKPDVILMMTNGLQSVGGVEGALAVPGVAQTPAAQRRRFVDMADSVVLGFGPRTAAVLDGLARALYAP; encoded by the coding sequence ATGCGGGCAGTTCTCCTCGTCGCGCTGCTGGTGCTCACCGGGTGTTCGGTCCCACCCGGTCACGGGAGTTCCGGGCCGACCAAGGCAGGCGACCGTCCGCCGCTGTCGGCGTTGACGCCGGTGGCCGATCCCCGCACGCACTCGGGCCCGACTACGGCCTTGGTCGCGCAGGACGACGTCGTCCCCGTCGACAAGCCAACCCCGCGGTTGCCGGTGACGCTCAAGGACTTCCAGGACACGCAGGTCACCGTCACCGACGTCAGCCGCATCCTCGCGCTCGACGTCTCCGGCACTCTAGCGGCGACCGTTTTCGGACTCGGGCTGGGAGATCGCGTCGTCGGGCGGGACATCTCGACGGGTTTCCCCGCCGCGCAACACCTCCCGCTGGTCACGGTCAACGGGCACCAGCTCAACGCCGAGGCGATCTTGCGCCTGCGGCCCACGGTCGTGCTGACCGACACGACGCTCGGCCCGTGGGACGCCGTGCTGCAACTGCGGGACGCGGGTGTGCCCGTGGTCGTCCTGGATCCCAAGCGGGCCATGGAGACCAACACCCCGATCGTGCACGCGGTGGCCAAGGCGCTCGGCGTCCCCGCGGCCGGTGAGCTGTTGGGTCGCCGCATGGAGGCCGAGATCGCCGACACGATCGCGCAGATCAAGCGGCTCGCTCCGGCTGAGGAAGCCCGCAAGCCGCGCGTGGTGTTCCTCTACATGCGTGGGCAAGCAGGCGTGTACTACCTGTTCGGCAAGGGATCCGGCGCTGACTCGCTGATCCAGGCGCTCGGCGCGGTCGACGTGGCGACCGAGTCCGGGATCGAGGGCATGCGCCCGATCAACCCTGAGGCCCTGGCCAAGTCGAAACCCGATGTCATCCTGATGATGACCAACGGTCTGCAGTCGGTCGGCGGTGTCGAGGGCGCACTCGCGGTGCCCGGTGTCGCGCAAACCCCAGCGGCGCAACGCAGGCGGTTCGTCGATATGGCCGACTCGGTGGTGCTCGGCTTCGGCCCGAGGACAGCGGCCGTCCTCGACGGCCTCGCCCGAGCCCTGTACGCGCCATGA
- a CDS encoding M56 family metallopeptidase: MTTTPERVPAGTTFRFLTLVGLAVAITAYVADNLTAFTVANQGVARLRCQVTSDLYVNAMIVIEPDEAKWRVYNDCLYRLRGTQLLWVGGFLLLLALVTWLFYVAQPRWRIRRGRLVPLREVPALWERLEPTLTELTRKAGLSTLPEFRLDARSTRAGGLAFGTHRRPIVALDVGLVLLHDRDRPAFEAVVLHELAHLRHRDVPITYGTIAVWRAVLLVAVLPFIVNLLAGVTLTAATWPYLVWFPVLIALAYVARLSVLRAREHHADVLVAQWTGSTDPFQTLPELSSPRFGNHPSRAARAAVTANPALLLRPGWRPFFLSGLMWQVLVNTVTMGAGMLWLRSESSGPAVLRWAWSLGVAVFVCVAAWRGAEYVRQGGNRRRAFLEPGLGLGAGLALGVLVVPSTLHDPLASQTSLLSLVLRLVGVAVAVLVCGWAGWCALQLGDRARGVRGAAVAAAVLVVCWSCLGWLPTAHGYELVWDSQLGPAVARLGDLAGGGFSGAVLQGAFLTFIGNTDPVASTIALALVWLVPALLVRPPRAAFLVGAAGSVAAALAVAVVAWPATSTPEGELAGTALQLLLVAVVQLGTALVARRAGVTAALIAAWLTALAGATAIWVAHGAVGGVDAILARRPTQVLLFTATAAAVLAALVGRRAIESRSVPRWALAPVAAASAVALVYHPFAVPPSVALMPPQPTVGVIDPVAAVEIWTQAGGIALLVDVSLAQNEAVQAMVDPAVDRGAQVARCRNLQARVGVAREFPGPPEPVARGHWNRNLDAVQRGADECVRLFSAPEGDPSPVTIAFEEAITEGTALLRLLPFGNGAIAHQGGNPPSTTTTTTTTTVVPTTTTPPPPVELGPSLLTLADLPAGTKENPPSTGGGGSSDIRLEPAECGTTIGPAAENQVERGFTLRDGATVRHTVYRYTGDAAAVLREVEANYTRCHKYRVISGTIVQNVTTDIVGGAPWIADVTYKGPYLTLRNRQVWVLKGSVLTCISYMSKGKVNVSLVDELAAKVVAKLA, translated from the coding sequence GTGACGACGACGCCTGAGCGGGTCCCGGCCGGGACGACGTTCCGGTTCCTCACGCTGGTGGGCCTCGCGGTCGCGATCACCGCCTACGTCGCGGACAACCTCACCGCGTTCACCGTCGCCAACCAGGGCGTGGCGAGGCTGCGCTGCCAGGTGACCAGCGACCTCTACGTGAACGCGATGATCGTGATCGAGCCCGACGAGGCCAAGTGGCGCGTCTACAACGACTGCCTCTACCGGCTGCGCGGCACCCAACTGCTCTGGGTCGGCGGCTTCCTCCTGCTGCTGGCCCTGGTGACCTGGCTGTTCTACGTGGCCCAACCCCGCTGGCGGATCCGCCGCGGCAGGCTGGTGCCGCTGCGCGAGGTGCCCGCCCTGTGGGAGCGGCTGGAGCCGACCCTCACCGAACTGACCCGCAAGGCCGGGTTGAGCACTCTGCCCGAGTTCCGGCTCGACGCGCGCAGCACCCGGGCCGGTGGCCTCGCCTTCGGCACCCACCGCAGGCCCATCGTCGCCCTCGACGTCGGCCTGGTGTTGCTGCACGACCGCGACCGGCCCGCCTTCGAGGCCGTCGTGCTGCACGAACTGGCCCACCTGCGGCACCGGGACGTGCCGATCACCTACGGCACGATCGCGGTCTGGCGTGCGGTCCTGCTGGTCGCCGTCCTGCCCTTCATCGTCAACCTGCTGGCCGGGGTGACCCTGACCGCGGCGACCTGGCCGTACCTGGTGTGGTTCCCGGTGCTGATCGCCCTGGCCTACGTGGCGCGGCTGTCGGTGCTGCGCGCCCGCGAACACCACGCCGACGTGCTGGTCGCGCAGTGGACCGGGTCGACGGACCCGTTCCAGACCCTGCCGGAGCTGTCCAGCCCCCGCTTCGGCAACCACCCCAGCCGCGCGGCGCGGGCCGCGGTCACCGCCAACCCCGCGCTGCTGCTGCGCCCGGGGTGGCGGCCGTTCTTCCTCAGTGGCCTCATGTGGCAGGTCCTCGTCAACACCGTGACCATGGGTGCGGGGATGCTGTGGTTGCGCTCGGAGTCTTCCGGTCCCGCGGTGCTGCGGTGGGCGTGGTCCCTTGGCGTGGCCGTCTTCGTGTGCGTGGCCGCTTGGCGCGGCGCGGAGTACGTACGCCAGGGTGGGAACCGCCGACGGGCGTTCCTCGAACCCGGCCTCGGTCTCGGCGCCGGACTGGCGTTGGGCGTCCTGGTCGTCCCCAGCACTCTGCACGACCCCCTTGCTTCACAGACCTCGCTGCTGTCGCTGGTCCTGCGGTTGGTGGGCGTGGCCGTCGCCGTCCTGGTGTGCGGGTGGGCCGGGTGGTGCGCGCTCCAGTTGGGTGACCGCGCCCGAGGTGTGCGTGGCGCCGCGGTGGCCGCCGCCGTCCTGGTCGTGTGCTGGAGCTGCCTCGGCTGGTTGCCCACGGCACACGGGTACGAGTTGGTGTGGGACTCGCAACTTGGTCCCGCCGTGGCACGGCTGGGTGACCTCGCGGGCGGCGGGTTCAGCGGGGCGGTGCTCCAAGGTGCCTTCCTCACGTTCATCGGCAACACCGACCCGGTAGCGAGCACCATCGCGCTGGCACTCGTGTGGTTGGTGCCCGCGCTGCTGGTCCGACCGCCCCGAGCCGCGTTCCTCGTGGGGGCCGCGGGATCGGTCGCCGCGGCGTTGGCGGTCGCGGTCGTGGCTTGGCCGGCAACGAGCACCCCCGAGGGCGAACTGGCGGGCACGGCACTGCAATTGCTGCTGGTCGCGGTTGTCCAGCTGGGTACGGCCCTGGTGGCGCGCCGCGCAGGGGTCACGGCGGCGTTGATCGCGGCGTGGCTGACCGCGCTGGCAGGGGCTACGGCGATCTGGGTCGCGCACGGTGCTGTTGGCGGGGTCGACGCGATCCTGGCCCGGCGGCCGACGCAGGTGTTGCTGTTCACCGCGACGGCGGCCGCGGTGCTGGCGGCCCTGGTCGGGCGTCGTGCCATCGAGTCCCGTTCGGTGCCGAGGTGGGCGCTGGCTCCCGTGGCGGCCGCGAGCGCGGTCGCCTTGGTGTACCACCCCTTCGCCGTGCCGCCCTCCGTGGCGCTGATGCCGCCGCAACCGACGGTCGGGGTGATCGATCCCGTCGCCGCGGTGGAGATCTGGACGCAGGCGGGCGGGATCGCGCTGCTCGTCGACGTGTCACTGGCGCAGAACGAGGCTGTTCAGGCCATGGTCGACCCCGCCGTCGACCGCGGCGCACAAGTGGCGCGGTGCCGGAACCTGCAGGCCCGCGTCGGTGTGGCCCGCGAGTTCCCCGGGCCACCGGAACCGGTCGCCCGGGGCCACTGGAACCGGAACCTGGACGCGGTCCAGCGCGGCGCGGACGAGTGCGTCCGCCTGTTCTCGGCCCCCGAAGGCGATCCGAGCCCGGTCACGATCGCCTTCGAGGAGGCCATCACCGAGGGCACCGCGTTGCTGCGGCTGTTGCCCTTCGGCAATGGGGCGATCGCACACCAGGGGGGAAACCCGCCGTCCACCACCACGACAACGACCACCACGACGGTTGTACCGACGACCACCACCCCGCCGCCCCCGGTTGAGCTGGGTCCGTCTCTTCTGACCCTCGCCGACCTGCCCGCGGGCACGAAGGAGAACCCGCCCTCGACCGGCGGCGGGGGCTCCTCGGACATCAGGCTCGAACCAGCCGAGTGCGGCACCACGATCGGTCCCGCGGCGGAGAACCAGGTCGAACGCGGCTTCACCCTCCGGGACGGGGCCACGGTCAGGCACACCGTCTACCGGTACACCGGCGACGCCGCCGCGGTGCTGCGGGAGGTCGAGGCCAACTACACGCGGTGCCACAAGTACCGCGTCATCTCCGGGACGATCGTCCAGAACGTCACCACCGACATCGTCGGCGGCGCACCGTGGATCGCCGACGTGACCTACAAGGGGCCCTACCTGACGTTGCGCAACCGGCAGGTGTGGGTCCTCAAAGGATCGGTGCTCACCTGCATCTCCTACATGAGCAAGGGCAAGGTCAACGTGTCCCTTGTGGACGAACTCGCCGCGAAGGTGGTGGCCAAGCTCGCGTGA